CAAGGCGGGCCTCCTCCAGCGCGGGATCATCGGCGCCCTCGCCCTGTCCGCCCCCGACGCCGGCATCGTCCTGCCCCACGAGGACGTCATGCCGCACGTGGTCACCGATCGGGCCGGTCTGATGCGCGCCGCGTCCGCGAACCTCGAACCCCTGCTCCTGACCTACCGCGGCGACGACCCCGCGGCGGGAGCCTCGGCGGTCGTCGAACGGACCGTCCGCGGCACGCCGCTGTTCTCCACCACCACCGAGGACGGTTTCCAGCACCGCCTGTGGGCCATCACCGACCCCGTCGACCTGGACGCCGTCACCGCGGACCTCGGCCACCGGCAGGCGCTGATCGCGGACGGCCACCACCGTTGGGCGACGTACCTGCGCCTCCAGGAGGAGCACGACTCCCCCAGCCCCTGGGACTTCGGGCTGGTCCTCCTCGTGGACACCGCCCGCTATCCGCTCCAGGTCCGCGCCATCCACCGCATGCTGCGCCGCCTCCCGCCGGCCGAGGCCCTGGCCGCGATCGAGGGGCACTTCCGCGTGCGGGCCGTGGACGGCCCGCTCCCGCTGGCCCTGGAGGCCCTCACCGACGCGGCCGAACGCGGCAACGCCTTCCTGCTCACCGGGGACGGCAGGTTCCACCTGGTCACCGACCCCGACCCGGCCCTGATCGAGCGCACCGTCCGCCGCGACCGGCCCGAGGCCTGGCGACGCCTGGACGCGACCGTGCTGCACGCCGCCCTGCTCGACACCCTCTGGCAGGTCCCCGACGAGCCGGAGCACATCACGTACATCCACGACACCGCCGCGACGGTGGAGATGGCCGAGCGGCATGGCGGCACCGCCGTCCTGCTGCATCCCGTACGCGAGGAAGTGGTCCGGGACCTGGCCCGCCAGGGCGTCACCATGCCCCGCAAGTCGACCTCGTTCGGTCCGAAGCCGGCCACCGGGCTCGTCCTGCGCAGCCTGGTCTGACGTTCTCCCGGGGGCGCCCGGACATGCGAAAGGGCGGTACCCCACCGGGGGTACCGCCCTTTCACGTCAGATCACGCCGACGAAGACCGGTCAGGCCTTGTCGCGGTCCTCGCGCTCGTCACGCTCGTCACGCGGCTCGTCGTCCTCGTCGTCCTCGATGACGACGATCTCGTCGGTGACGTCGACGTCGGAGTCGGAGTCCGGGACGGGCTCGTACTCGTCGTCGTCCTCGTCGTAGTACTCGGCCTGGTCGGACGCGCGCTCGGCGGCGGCCACCTCGGCGTCGTCCTGGTCGTCGTCCTCGTCGATCTCGTCGGGCTCGTCGTCGAGGTCCGCGTCGTCCATCGCCGCGGCGTCGACGAACTCGACCCCGTCCAGCTCGGCGAGTCGGTCCGAGGCGTCCGTCGCCCCGTCCTTGTCGGCCTCGATGGTCTTGGCGAACCACTCGCGGGCCTCGTCCTCACGACCGGCGGCCAGCAGCGCGTCGGCGTAGGCGTACCGCAGACGCGCGGTCCACGGCTGCACGGAGTGGGAGGCGAGCTCCGGGCTCTGCAGGGTCACGATGGCGGCGTCGAGCTCGCCCATGTCCCGACGGGCACCGGCGGCGACCAGACGCATCTCGACCTGGCCGGCCTTGTCCAGCTTCTGCACCTCGGGCTCGCCGGCCATGGCCAGCGCCCGCTCGGGACGGCCGAGGCCGCGCTCGCAGTCGGCCATGACGGGCCACAGCTCGACGGAGCCGGTCATGCGCTTGGCTGCACGGAACTCCGCGAGCGCCTCGCTGTACTTCTGCGTCGCGTACGCGGCGAAGCCGGCGGCCTCGCGGACGGCGGCGACACGGGAGGCCAGACGCAGGGCGATGCGGGCGTACGCGTACGACTGCTCGGGGTCCTCGTCGATCAGTCGGGCCACCATCACGAGGTTCCGGGAGACTTCCTCCGCCAGGCCCTTGGGCAGGCTCAGGAGTTCCTGACGCACGTCGGCGTCGATCTCGTGACCGGTGATGTCCTCGTCGATCGGAAGCCGCTTGACCGGGTCCCGGTCGCGGTCCGCGCGGAAGTCACGGTCGCCACCACGGTCATCGCGACCGCCGCGGTAACCACCACGATCGCCACCGCGGTCATCGCGGCGGGGGTAGCTGGGACGGTCGCCGCCACGGTCGTCACGGCGCTGGAAACCGCCGCCACCACCGGTGGGACGGCCACCACGGTCATCGTCACGACGCGGGTAGCTCGGACGGTCCCCACCACGGTCGTCACGACCGCCGCGGTAACCACCACGGTCGTCGTCACGACGCGGGTAGCTCGGACGGTCGCCACCACGGTCATCGCGACGCTGGAAGCCACCGCGGTCGTCATCGCGGCGCGGGTAGCTGGGGCGGTCGCCGCCACGGTCGTCACGGCGCTGGAAGCCGCCGCCACCACCGGTGGGACGGCCACCGCGGTCATCGTCATGACGCGGGTAGCTCGGACGGTCGCCACCGCGATCGTCACGGCGCTGGAAGCCACCGCCGCTGGGGCGGTCGCCACGGTCGTCGCGACGGAAGGAGGGACGGTCGCCACCACCGGTGGGACGACCACCACGGTCATCATCACGGCGGGGGTAGCTGGGACGGTCGCCGCCACGGTCGTCACGACGCTGGAAACCACCGCCACCACCACCGGTGGGACGGTCACCCCGGTCGTCACGGCGCGGGTAGCTGGGGCGGTCGCCGCCACGGTCGTCACGACGCTGGAAACCGCCGCCACCACCGGTGGGACGGCCACCGCGGTCGTCATCACGACGCGGGTAGCTCGGACGGTCCCCGCCACGGTCATCGCGACGCTGGAAGCCACCGCCGCTGGGACGGTCACCGCGGTCGTCATCGCGGCGCGGGTAGCTGGGGCGGTCGCCGCCACGGTCGTCACGGCGCTGGAA
This region of Streptomyces sp. NBC_00513 genomic DNA includes:
- a CDS encoding DUF1015 domain-containing protein, with translation MTTSDNAEHGLRLTPFNGLRYVPERVGSLAAVTSPPYDVVVRPDGVDYLESADPHNIVRLILPQAETPAARNEQAARTLREWLAEGVLSADPTPALYVYEQRKAGLLQRGIIGALALSAPDAGIVLPHEDVMPHVVTDRAGLMRAASANLEPLLLTYRGDDPAAGASAVVERTVRGTPLFSTTTEDGFQHRLWAITDPVDLDAVTADLGHRQALIADGHHRWATYLRLQEEHDSPSPWDFGLVLLVDTARYPLQVRAIHRMLRRLPPAEALAAIEGHFRVRAVDGPLPLALEALTDAAERGNAFLLTGDGRFHLVTDPDPALIERTVRRDRPEAWRRLDATVLHAALLDTLWQVPDEPEHITYIHDTAATVEMAERHGGTAVLLHPVREEVVRDLARQGVTMPRKSTSFGPKPATGLVLRSLV
- a CDS encoding tetratricopeptide repeat protein — protein: MSLPKGLAEEVSRNLVMVARLIDEDPEQSYAYARIALRLASRVAAVREAAGFAAYATQKYSEALAEFRAAKRMTGSVELWPVMADCERGLGRPERALAMAGEPEVQKLDKAGQVEMRLVAAGARRDMGELDAAIVTLQSPELASHSVQPWTARLRYAYADALLAAGREDEAREWFAKTIEADKDGATDASDRLAELDGVEFVDAAAMDDADLDDEPDEIDEDDDQDDAEVAAAERASDQAEYYDEDDDEYEPVPDSDSDVDVTDEIVVIEDDEDDEPRDERDEREDRDKA